A single genomic interval of Sebastes umbrosus isolate fSebUmb1 chromosome 11, fSebUmb1.pri, whole genome shotgun sequence harbors:
- the LOC119497210 gene encoding ataxin-1-like, with protein MKSNQERSNGCLPPKKREMLSLEHRPVVVAAAAPPAAVVADSPHTENLAWLASVASERCKSRDAESPRCPISSASSYSPSTSIPSSATPLSAVPLASLPAVYPTALPQQAGTIQFAQLGPNVQFISSGPYAGYISSHIIANAGSAPNSAAMGQRPQLDGYTTALISPNNKGEQQFQIGLSPTELTPVSLPNSPQVTSQYFHLDSRTPLTVSGNAVSSQTAHLQLHPHTAVLPQTLTLAPSQLLVQYADGSFGRKPEGHAKGVLNGELELVKQTKTHSHQVNHQQVHSYEARHILLPADYGQNPAGLQTSLVLLAQPNHHGAERDTGSNKFSFVQTEKGGICLGKPVSRSSSFTSLSSSDVVKSVAPHTVIQTTLPHEELPASLYSSTQPPIIGYITSANQHGVSYHAALPQHLVIPSGQSLLIPVSGTNNGTEIEVSRTVSTLTATTPQISTAMPHAYLATALSKCEAIGPDGNQPPPAVAHAPAMPVLPSNPVPAAVAAPSPTPAPVPSPAPVSIQASHSISSPSSPVALPPFFMRGSIIQLADGELKRVEDLKTEDFIQSAEISSELKIDSSTVERIDSGQSPNAVVIQFSVGELKAQVCVEVLLEYPFFVFGQGWSSCCPDRTTQLFELSCAKLCVGDVCVSLTLRGLRTTSVTDSHAPGTKLKTGHLSDSCHNVDAIVRNSTSPNAAGRNSGLLMKASGADRLEREQVTGPGPGEGIYGAGPMLTGEVRQESVKTDMPALTKIQCGDPERPTVRKRRWSAPERDQTGRAEEEPPLTLPKPSFIPQEVKISIEGHSSTGSERRLNRRIDC; from the exons ATGAAGTCCAACCAGGAGCGGAGTAATGGATGTCTGCCTCCTAAGAAGCGTGAGATGCTGTCTCTGGAGCACAGGCCGGTGGTAGTAGCCGCAGCAGCGCCTCCAGCTGCAGTGGTTGCTGACAGTCCCCACACAGAGAACCTAGCATGGCTGGCAAGTGTAGCCAGCGAACGCTGCAAATCCAGGGACGCAGAGAGCCCGAGATGTCCCATCTCCTCCGCTTCCTCCTATTCTCCTTCCACTTCTATCCCTTCCTCGGCCACTCCTCTGTCTGCGGTGCCCCTGGCCTCTCTGCCTGCAGTTTACCCCACCGCCCTCCCCCAGCAGGCTGGGACTATCCAGTTCGCTCAGCTGGGACCCAACGTCCAGTTCATCAGCTCTGGGCCCTACGCCGGCTACATCTCCTCTCACATCATCGCCAACGCTGGCTCTGCACCCAACAGCGCTGCCATGGGACAGCGTCCCCAGCTGGATGGTTACACCACTGCCCTCATCTCCCCCAACAACAAAGGGGAGCAGCAGTTTCAAATAGGCCTCTCTCCCACAGAACTGACTCCTGTGTCGCTCCCAAACTCTCCCCAAGTCACCAGCCAGTACTTTCATCTGGACAGCAGGACACCTCTGACCGTCAGCGGAAACGCCGTCTCTTCCCAGACGGCCCACCTCCAGCTCCACCCTCACACAGCCGTCCTCCCTCAGACGCTCACTCTGGCTCCCTCACAGCTCTTGGTACAGTATGCAGATGGTTCATTTGGAAGGAAACCTGAGGGGCATGCTAAGGGTGTGTTGAACGGGGAATTAGAGTTGGTCAAACAGACTAAAACCCACAGTCATCAAGTGAACCATCAGCAGGTCCATAGCTATGAGGCCAGACATATCCTCCTGCCTGCAGACTACGGCCAAAACCCTGCAGGACTCCAGACCTCCTTGGTGCTGTTGGCCCAGCCCAACCACCACGGAGCTGAACGGGACACTGGCTCAAATAAGTTCTCCTTTGTCCAGACTGAGAAAGGAGGTATCTGTTTGGGGAAACCAGTGTCTAGATCGtcctccttcacctccctctcttcctcagATGTGGTTAAGTCCGTTGCTCCTCATACAGTCATCCAGACCACTCTACCCCACGAGGAGCTGCCAGCCAGCCTCTATTCCTCCACACAGCCACCCATCATCGGTTACATCACCAGCGCAAATCAGCATGGCGTCAGCTACCATGCGGCACTGCCACAGCACCTGGTCATCCCGAGCGGCCAGTCCCTCCTCATCCCGGTCAGCGGCACCAATAATGGCACAGAAATTGAGGTTAGTCGTACGGTCAGCACCCTGactgctacaactcctcaaataTCCACCGCCATGCCGCATGCCTATCTGGCCACAGCCCTGTCCAAGTGTGAGGCGATCGGGCCAGATGGAAATCAACCACCCCCTGCCGTCGCGCACGCACCAGCGATGCCGGTCCTGCCCTCAAACCCGGTTCCTGCAGCGGTGGCAGCTCCCTCGCCAACTCCTGCTCCTGTCCCCAGTCCCGCCCCTGTTTCCATCCAAGCCTCCCactccatctcctctccctcctcccccgtGGCGCTCCCTCCGTTCTTCATGCGAGGCTCCATCATCCAGCTGGCCGACGGGGAGCTGAAGCGCGTGGAGGACCTGAAGACGGAGGACTTCATCCAGAGTGCTGAGATTAGCAGCGAGCTGAAGATCGACTCCAGCACTGTCGAGCGTATTGACAGTGGACAGAGTCCTAATGCTGTGGTCATACAGTTTTCTGTGGGAGAGCTCAAAGCGCAG gtgtgtgtggaggtgctGCTGGAGTATCCCTTCTTTGTATTTGGCCAGGGATGGTCGTCCTGCTGCCCGGACAGGACCACCCAGCTGTTTGAGCTGTCCTGTGCTAAGCTGTGTGTGGGGGACGTATGCGTGTCGCTGACCCTCCGCGGCCTGAGGACCACTTCAGTAACAGACAGCCATGCTCCGGGGACCAAGCTGAAGACTGGTCACCTCTCTGACTCCTGTCACAATGTGGACGCCATTGTAAGAAACAGTACGAGTCCAAACGCTGCAGGCAGAAACAGTGGCCTTCTCATGAAGGCTTCCGGTGCAGACAGGCTGGAGAGGGAGCAGGTTACTGGACCGGGACCAGGGGAGGGGATCTACGGAGCTGGACCAATGCTGACCGGAGAAGTGAGACAGGAATCAGTGAAAACAGACATGCCTGCTCTTACCAAAATACAATGTGGTGATCCAGAGAGACCCACAGTCCGCAAGAGACGCTGGTCAGCTCCAGAGCGAGACCAGACCGGGAGAGCTGAGGAGGAGCCTCCTCTGACTCTGCCCAAACCCTCCTTCATCCCTCAGGAGGTTAAAATCAGCATAGAGGGCCACTCCAGTACCGGGAGTGAAAGGCGCTTGAACAGAAGAATAGACTGTTGA
- the fabp4b gene encoding fatty acid binding protein 4b gives MVEQFVGTWTLTSSENFDEYMKAIGVSFATRQMGNMAKPNLVISVDDAGLVSMKSETTFKTTEIKFKLSEEFEETTADGRKTKTTITFENGKLVQLQSWDGKKTTLEREIQDGKLTAKCVMDDVVAVRTYERGT, from the exons ATGGTCGAGCAGTTTGTTGGAACCTGGACTCTGACTTCCAGCGAGAACTTTGATGAATACATGAAGGCAATTG GTGTGAGCTTCGCCACCAGGCAGATGGGCAACATGGCAAAGCCCAACCTGGTGATCAGCGTGGACGATGCAGGGCTGGTTTCAATGAAGTCTGAAACCACCTTCAAGACCACAGAGATCAAGTTCAAGCTGAGCGAGGAGTTCGAGGAGACGACTGCAGACGGCCGAAAGACCAAG acCACCATCACTTTTGAGAATGGCAAACTGGTGCAACTACAGTCGTGGGATGGAAAGAAAACGACACTAGAACGAGAGATTCAAGATGGAAAACTAACAGCT AAATGTGTCATGGATGACGTGGTTGCAGTGAGGACCTATGAGCGAGGAACTTAA
- the LOC119497620 gene encoding protein FAM8A1-like yields the protein MADEDNTNMEVDEEKKKPFAANAVNPLVDEVTKRIGNHNNVESEKDATTEYCVKLQGWMWQYYSGYVSWQSWMAASAMSCPYYLQSDDGTTSTPLDINSQNWYNGPFGLPLSPYPPAVTSRAAGEAAGGAAAAAQQQQQQQDGNAQRPGREYSIPSPLQRLLAEMVDFFILFFIKATIIISIMHLSGIKDVSKFAMHFIVEEIDEDTSMEELQKMMLVALVYRILVCFYEIVCIWGAGGATPGKFLVGLRVVTCDSSVLVQPNRVLVVPATNVSLSASTVRALNKNFSIAFFFPAFITLLFFQHNRTVYDMVAGTIVVKRSRIR from the exons ATGGCGGATGAAGACAACACAAACATGGAAGTCGATGAGGAAAAGAAGAAACCTTTCGCTGCTAACGCGGTTAACCCGCTCGTTGACGAGGTCACCAAGCGAATAGGCAACCACAACAATGTGGAGAGCGAGAAAGACGCCACGACGGAGTACTGCGTGAAGCTGCAGGGCTGGATGTGGCAGTACTACTCCGGATATGTCAGCTGGCAGAGCTGGATGGCAGCGTCAGCCATGTCCTGCCCGTATTACCTACAGTCAGACGACGGGACGACGTCCACACCGCTTGATATCAACTCACAGAACTGGTATAACGGCCCGTTTGGTCTCCCGCTGTCGCCGTACCCACCTGCCGTCACCTCCAGGGCGGCAGGTGAGGCggctggaggagcagcagcagccgctcagcagcagcagcagcagcaggatggaaACGCTCAGAGACCAG GTCGGGAGTATAGCATTCCTTCACCTCTCCAAAGACTTTTGGCTGAGATGGTGGATTTCTTCATACTGTTTTTCATCAAAGCAACCATAATCATCAGTATTATGCATCTGAGTGGAATCAA GGATGTTTCCAAGTTCGCCATGCATTTTATAGTGGAGGAAATAGATGAGGACACATCGATGGAGGAGCTACAGAAAATGATGCTTGTTGCACTTGTGTACCGGATATTAGTATGTTTTTATGAG ATTGTGTGCATTTGGGGAGCAGGAGGAGCCACTCCAGGGAAGTTTCTCGTTGGACTCAGAGTTGTTACATGTGACTCATCAGTTCTGGTTCAGCCCAACAGGGTGCTTGTAGTGCCAGCAACtaatgtctctctgtctgc ATCAACTGTCCGAGCCTTGAACAAGAACTTTTCAATCGCCTTCTTTTTCCCGGCTTTCATCACGCTACTGTTCTTCCAGCACAACAGGACTGTGTATGATATGGTAGCTGGTACAATTGTTGTCAAGCGCTCCAGGATCAGATGA